A window of the Deltaproteobacteria bacterium genome harbors these coding sequences:
- a CDS encoding DUF2889 domain-containing protein, with product MTLNYLRNKVVEVESRSNGDLVVSWRLSDDLLKAEVRLIVQLPELEIIEAEARMERLVPLSLREASEKIKKVEGVSIGSGLRKILAGLLGEPAGNSFLMDAVLECSNAVILHFTRPAVETGESITNPEEKLARTREMVKSNPRLIRSCISFQDDSPIMKGLAL from the coding sequence ATGACCTTAAACTATTTACGCAACAAAGTGGTTGAAGTTGAATCCCGGTCCAATGGGGACCTGGTGGTTTCCTGGCGACTCAGCGATGATTTGCTCAAAGCCGAGGTGCGCTTGATCGTTCAATTGCCGGAGTTGGAAATCATTGAGGCCGAGGCCCGTATGGAAAGATTGGTGCCCCTTTCCTTGCGAGAGGCCTCGGAGAAGATAAAAAAAGTGGAAGGGGTCAGTATCGGATCGGGTCTTCGAAAAATCCTGGCCGGACTGTTGGGGGAACCCGCCGGGAATTCTTTCCTGATGGATGCCGTATTGGAATGCAGTAATGCGGTCATACTCCATTTTACCCGGCCGGCGGTCGAGACCGGAGAAAGCATCACCAACCCGGAAGAAAAATTGGCCAGGACCCGGGAAATGGTCAAGTCAAATCCCCGGTTGATCAGAAGCTGCATATCTTTTCAAGACGACAGCCCTATCATGAAAGGACTGGCCCTCTAA
- a CDS encoding EF-hand domain-containing protein, whose product MNAIDGATYGLTVQFGRMNGYEPQNGYTSNTGQTQEPDSFLSILNLLDVDGNGQIDTQEMKFGAGFTINKMFSDKDLNGDLSLSPEEAGLSPSAFTQLDTDGNQLLSAQEIISPANGIIDGLVPILDTSGDGALSREELAIFEILFNGKSSLSAAQTYQPAAANAGVFDQLVNMVSLKA is encoded by the coding sequence ATGAATGCTATTGATGGAGCCACTTATGGGTTGACGGTTCAATTCGGGCGGATGAATGGTTACGAGCCTCAAAACGGCTATACTTCGAATACGGGGCAAACTCAGGAACCCGATTCCTTTCTTTCCATATTGAACCTCTTGGATGTGGATGGCAATGGACAGATCGACACCCAGGAAATGAAATTCGGGGCGGGTTTTACGATAAATAAAATGTTCTCTGACAAGGACCTGAATGGAGATCTGTCCCTAAGCCCCGAAGAAGCCGGACTCTCTCCCAGCGCATTCACACAATTAGACACCGATGGAAATCAATTATTGAGTGCTCAAGAAATCATCTCCCCTGCCAATGGGATCATCGATGGGCTGGTGCCGATTTTGGATACCAGCGGTGATGGGGCTTTGTCCCGGGAAGAACTGGCCATCTTTGAGATTCTTTTTAACGGTAAATCTTCCCTTTCGGCTGCCCAGACTTATCAGCCTGCTGCTGCGAATGCCGGGGTTTTCGATCAACTCGTTAATATGGTCAGCCTGAAAGCCTGA
- a CDS encoding TetR/AcrR family transcriptional regulator yields the protein MAGKNHKNGSGIDSRKQLLAVALRLFAQKGYAATTVREIVDAAGTTAPSLYYYFGNKEGLYIELMRTQFAQLDSLLEPLLNKSQNAKARLQDLIDKIFHHVIEDQDFFRLMYTIYYGPPQGAPFFDITYFHVRFHGYIRKIVEEGINSGEFLPVNPGSVAWIIRGTVQLAIEDQIKYDTVRIDRKGLQRILDLILERFLSSPGRKQSFPGRVKNFPNES from the coding sequence ATGGCCGGAAAAAATCATAAGAACGGTTCGGGGATTGACTCCAGAAAGCAGTTGTTGGCGGTGGCCCTTCGGTTGTTTGCCCAAAAAGGCTATGCCGCTACGACGGTCCGGGAAATCGTGGATGCTGCCGGAACGACCGCCCCTTCTCTTTATTATTATTTTGGGAATAAGGAAGGGCTCTACATCGAGCTGATGCGGACCCAGTTTGCCCAGTTGGATTCTCTGCTGGAACCCCTTTTAAACAAATCCCAAAACGCCAAGGCCAGACTCCAGGACCTTATCGACAAGATATTTCACCATGTTATTGAAGACCAGGATTTTTTCAGGCTCATGTACACCATTTACTACGGCCCCCCCCAGGGAGCCCCTTTTTTCGATATCACCTATTTTCATGTCCGGTTTCATGGCTATATCCGGAAAATTGTGGAAGAAGGGATCAATTCGGGGGAATTCCTGCCCGTAAATCCAGGCTCCGTCGCCTGGATCATCAGGGGGACCGTCCAGTTGGCCATTGAAGATCAGATCAAATATGATACCGTCAGAATCGACCGGAAAGGGTTGCAAAGGATTCTGGATCTGATCCTGGAAAGATTTTTAAGTTCTCCGGGAAGGAAGCAATCTTTTCCGGGTAGGGTGAAAAATTTTCCTAACGAATCATGA
- a CDS encoding AMP-binding protein, whose product MEHIWMKHWQKGIPQSLTFEQGKRPIHEYLRIRAREMPDKTAIIFYGREISYRELDEASDRFGNYLRQQGVKKGDRVAIFMANCPQYVIAHFGTQKIGGIVCPCSPLFKEMELTYELNDADTEILVTWDILMPVAGKVIAQTKVKKVVVTNLNDFLPPEPTLPLVEAMKIPKQTIAGTEDFMEIISQGDAAPPQVEIDLEEDIALFQYTGGTTGLPKGSMLSFYAALFKTAAVCAITGINKETISLVSMPVFHIAGMLAGMNSCIYAGGTQVLFTQFDIKATMEAIQLYKANFWYSAVPMNVGIMNHPEARNYDLSSLKLCLTSSFGIALTEEISRQWEAFTGGGLLIEGAYGLSETHTADTYVPRDKVKYGTMGIPAFEEEFKIVDLADRTKEMPLGEAGEIVLKNPGVFKGYWKKPEETKNTLIDGWVYTGDVGKFDQDGFLYLLGRVKEMIKVSGFSVYPEEVEYMLNKFPGVAQSAVIGIPDPQKMEVVKAFIVMQPGKTATEEEIKAWAKQNMSPYKVPARIEFRTALPLLGTGKILRRALKETAK is encoded by the coding sequence ATGGAACATATCTGGATGAAACATTGGCAGAAAGGGATCCCCCAATCCTTAACCTTTGAGCAGGGCAAGCGGCCGATTCATGAATATCTCAGAATCCGGGCCAGGGAAATGCCCGATAAAACAGCCATCATCTTTTATGGACGGGAGATCAGTTACCGGGAATTGGACGAAGCCTCGGACCGGTTCGGGAATTATCTGCGTCAACAAGGGGTAAAAAAAGGGGACCGGGTGGCCATCTTTATGGCCAATTGTCCTCAGTACGTCATTGCCCACTTCGGAACCCAAAAGATCGGAGGGATCGTCTGTCCCTGTTCTCCTCTTTTCAAGGAGATGGAACTGACTTATGAGTTGAACGATGCCGATACGGAGATCCTGGTCACCTGGGACATCCTGATGCCCGTAGCCGGCAAGGTCATCGCACAAACCAAGGTCAAGAAAGTGGTAGTGACCAACCTGAATGATTTCCTCCCCCCTGAACCGACCCTGCCCCTGGTGGAAGCCATGAAGATCCCTAAGCAGACCATAGCCGGGACCGAAGATTTTATGGAGATCATCAGCCAAGGCGATGCCGCACCGCCCCAGGTGGAGATCGATCTGGAGGAAGACATCGCCCTGTTCCAGTATACCGGGGGGACAACGGGGCTGCCAAAAGGTTCCATGCTCAGCTTTTATGCCGCTCTGTTTAAAACAGCCGCCGTTTGCGCCATTACTGGGATCAACAAAGAAACGATCAGCCTGGTATCCATGCCTGTTTTTCACATTGCCGGCATGCTGGCCGGCATGAACAGTTGTATCTATGCCGGGGGCACCCAGGTCCTTTTTACCCAATTCGATATCAAGGCCACCATGGAAGCCATTCAGCTTTACAAGGCCAACTTCTGGTACAGCGCCGTGCCCATGAATGTCGGCATCATGAATCATCCCGAGGCCCGGAATTATGATTTGAGCAGTCTGAAGCTCTGCCTTACTTCATCCTTCGGGATCGCCCTGACCGAGGAGATTTCCCGCCAGTGGGAGGCCTTTACCGGCGGAGGACTTCTGATTGAAGGGGCCTACGGCCTCAGCGAAACCCACACCGCCGACACCTATGTCCCCCGGGACAAGGTCAAATACGGCACCATGGGGATCCCGGCTTTCGAAGAGGAGTTCAAAATCGTCGATCTGGCGGACCGAACCAAAGAGATGCCCCTGGGGGAGGCCGGAGAGATTGTCTTGAAAAACCCGGGGGTGTTCAAGGGATATTGGAAGAAGCCCGAAGAAACCAAAAACACCCTCATCGACGGCTGGGTTTACACCGGGGATGTAGGCAAGTTCGACCAGGATGGATTTCTATACCTTCTGGGCCGGGTCAAGGAAATGATCAAGGTCTCGGGCTTCTCCGTTTACCCGGAGGAGGTAGAGTATATGTTGAATAAATTCCCGGGGGTAGCCCAGTCGGCGGTTATCGGGATTCCCGATCCCCAAAAAATGGAGGTCGTCAAGGCCTTCATCGTCATGCAACCGGGGAAGACCGCCACAGAGGAAGAGATCAAGGCCTGGGCCAAGCAGAACATGTCCCCTTACAAAGTGCCTGCCCGGATCGAATTCCGGACCGCCCTCCCGCTACTCGGAACCGGGAAGATCCTGCGCCGGGCGTTGAAGGAAACGGCCAAGTAG